One part of the Amphiura filiformis chromosome 5, Afil_fr2py, whole genome shotgun sequence genome encodes these proteins:
- the LOC140152035 gene encoding uncharacterized protein: protein MCNDLDFYENLKMELSEIPTKKVKPNYNPNEKRAWETLKKNTQIILKPYDKGRGIAVISKQHYLEEGYRQLSRNDQYLKLDYNPTKATADMLHSLACEMYVEKQIDIALTDYLDPFNGQMRTPVFFMLPKVHKTPPPGVRFVGRPVVSNCSSPLERASELIDFYLLPVVRSQPTYLKDTGDTIRKIENLTLPQGIILASLDVVSMFTSVPQDQAFRVTLETLANLDPFDYDPIIPDMKYMVELLRLVLYRNSFEFNDEYFLQTSGVPMGQRSSGSICNLVVHELENKILQSTTHIHTLYRYMDDTLVF, encoded by the coding sequence ATGTGCAATGACCTGGACTTTTACGAGAATCTTAAAATGGAACTGTCCGAAATCCCAACCAAGAAAGTCAAACCCAACTATAACCCAAATGAGAAAAGGGCATGGGAAACTCTGAAGAAAAACACTCAGATAATACTCAAACCCTACGACAAAGGTAGAGGTATAGCAGTAATATCTAAGCAACACTACCTAGAAGAGGGATACCGACAACTAAGTAGAAATGACCAGTACCTAAAACTAGATTATAACCCAACAAAGGCTACAGCAGACATGCTACACAGTCTAGCCTGCGAAATGTATGTTGAAAAACAAATCGACATAGCTTTGACAGACTACCTGGACCCATTTAATGGGCAAATGAGAACCCCGGTTTTCTTCATGCTACCTAAAGTCCACAAAACCCCTCCACCAGGAGTACGATTTGTAGGAAGACCAGTTGTCTCCAACTGCTCCTCTCCACTGGAGAGGGCCTCAGAACTCATAGACTTCTACCTTCTACCAGTGGTGAGATCCCAACCCACTTACCTGAAGGATACAGGGGACACCATCAGGAAGATCGAAAACTTGACTCTACCTCAAGGCATCATTTTAGCCAGTCTGGATGTGGTTTCGATGTTCACATCGGTCCCACAAGATCAAGCTTTTCGAGTTACTTTGGAGACACTCGCAAATCTGGACCCTTTTGATTACGACCCAATCATTCCAGATATGAAATACATGGTAGAACTCCTACGCCTGGTGTTATACAGGAATTCTTTTGAATTCAATGACGAATACTTCCTACAAACCTCAGGGGTACCTATGGGCCAAAGATCATCAGGTAGCATATGTAACCTTGTAGTCCATGAATTGGAAAACAAGATCTTACAATCGACTACACACATCCACACCTTATACAGGTATATGGATGACACGTTAGTTTTCTGA